The Rathayibacter caricis DSM 15933 genomic sequence TCCTCGCCACGGCGCTCATCGAGACCGGATCGAAGATGGACGAGGTGATCTTCGAGGAGTTCAAGGGCACCGGCAACATGGAGCTCCGCCTCTCGCGCCACCTCGCCGACAAGCGGATCTTCCCGGCGGTCGACGTCAACGCGTCCGGCACTCGCCGCGAGGAGATGCTCCTCAGCCAGGACGAGGTCAAGATCACCTGGAAGCTGCGTCGCGCCCTCGCCGGCCTCGACCAGCAGCAGGCGCTCGAGATCATCCTGTCCCGCCTGAAGGAGACGTCCTCGAACGTCGAGTTCCTGATGCAGGTCTCGAAGTCCGCCGTGGGCCCGACCACCGCCGGCCACGGCAACGGCCACCACTAGCGCCCTCACGTCCGCGGTCGTCCCCTCCCAGGGGCGGCCGCGGACGTTTTCGCGTCCCCGGGGACGTCTCGGTGCCCGTCGAAACGGACCTGTCGCCCCGTCTCCGCTGGTCGAGTAGCCGCCGAAGGCGGCGTATCGAGACCCCCAGTTCTCCGCCGCCGACCGCATCCCCCGAACCCGCTGGTCGAGTAGCCGCTGAAGGCGGCGTATCGAGACCCACCCCTCTCACACCCACTCCGGAAGCCAGGCCCCCTCTCATGTTCGAATCCGTCAGCGTCCTCCTCGCCGAGCACGAGGATCTGCAGACGCAGCTCTCCGATCCGGCTCTGCACGCCGACGCGGCCCGAGCGAAGAAGGTCAACCGCCGCTACGCGGAACTGAGCCAGATCAAGGCGGCGCACGCCGCGTGGATCCAGGCGGGGGAGGACCTCGACGCCGCTCACGAGCTCGCCCGCGAGGACGATGCCTTCGCGGAGGAGGTCCCGGAGCTCGAGGAGTCGCTCCGCGTCGCCCAGGAGAAGCTGCGCCGTCTCCTGATCCCGCGCGATCCCGATGACGGCCGCGACGTGATCATGGAGATCAAGGGCGGCGAGGGCGGAGCCGAGAGCGCGCTGTTCGCGGCCGACCTGCTGCGCATGTACCTGCACTACGCCGAGGCGAAGGGCTGGAAGACCGAGATCCTCGACCGCGACGAGTCCGACCTCGGCGGCTACAAGAACGTCCAGGTCGCGATCAAGAGCAACGCCACCGACCCCTCGCAGGGCGTGTGGGCGCACCTGAAGTACGAGGGTGGCGTGCACCGCGTGCAGCGCGTGCCCGTGACGGAGTCGCAGGGACGCATCCACACGTCGACCACCGGTGTTCTGGTGTTCCCCGAGGTCGACGCCCCCGAAGAGGTCGCGATCAACCAGAACGACCTGAAGATCGACGTGTACCGCTCGTCGGGCCCCGGCGGCCAGTCGGTCAACACGACCGACTCCGCGGTGCGCATCACCCACCTCCCGACCGGCATCGTCGTCTCGATGCAGAACGAGAAGAGCCAGCTGCAGAACCGCGAGGCCGGCATGCGCGTCCTGCGCGCCCGCATCCTCGCGCGTCAGCAGGAGGAGATCGCCGCGGCCGCGTCCGACGCCCGGAAGACCCAGATCCGCACCATGGACCGCTCCGAGCGCATCCGCACGTACAACTTCCCCGAGAACCGCATCGCCGACCACCGCACCGGCTACAAGGCGTACAACCTCGACGGCGTCATGAACGGAGCACTCGACCCCGTCGTCGAGAGCGCCATCCAGGCCGACGAGGAAGCGCGCCTCGCCGAGATCGGGTCCGAGGAGGCGTGAGCGCGGTGACCACTTCCGTGGACGCCCACGCCCTCCTGGCCGACGCGGTCGCGCGCTTGACCCGAGCGCACGTCCCCAACGCCGACATCGACGCCGAGCTCCTGCTCGGTCACCTCCTCGGGCTCGGCCGCGGCGAGCTGCAGGCGCGCCTGATCACCGGCCTCTCTCTCGAGGAGCGGATGGTCGACGCGTTCGACCGCTTCGTCGAGCGCCGCTCCGCCCGCGAGCCGCTCCAGCACATCACCGGAGTCGCCCCGTTCCGCAGCATCGAGCTCGCAGTCGGCCCCGGCGTCTTCGTGCCGCGACCCGAGACGGAGGGCGTCGCGCAGCTCGCCATCGACGCCCTGCGCTCCGTCGCTGACCCGTCACCCCTTGCTGTCGACCTTGGCACCGGGAGCGGTGCCATCGCGCTCGCCCTGGCATACGAGGTCCCTCACGCCCGCGTCATCGGTGTCGAGAACTCCGTGGAGGCCTTCATCTGGGCGCGGGGGAACCGCGATCGCCTGCGGCTCGAGAACGCCCGCATCGTCTTCGCCGACCTGGCGGACGCCCTGCCCGACCTGGACGGCACGGTGTCGGTCGTCGTCTCCAACCCGCCGTACATCCCCTCGGCCGCGATTCCCCGCGACCCGGAGGTCCGCCTCTTCGATCCGCCGGCCGCCCTGTACGGCGGAGAGGACGGACTCGATGTCGCGCGCCAGTTGTCACACACTTCGCGCCGTCTGCTGCGGCCCGGGGGAGTGCTCGTGATCGAGCATGGGGAGCTGCAGGGAGCGGAGATCCGCGGTCTGCTGACGGCGGACGGTTGGCGCGGGGCGACAACGCAGCGGGACCTGACGGGTCGAGACCGATCGACGGTGGCCGTGCGCTGAGTTCGCGTGGGGATGAAGTGCGCGCGCCGTCAGGTGCATGTCCACGTGTCGAGCAAGTAAGTCGTTGGTAGATCGACGACCAGAATGGAGATGGACGGCGCGAGGGGGCGCACGTGGACGCCGATTCGATCGGAGTGCTTGTCACCGACCGGCTCAGGACTGGCGGTCAAGGGCGGAGTCGTCGTTCACCATTCTGCGAGGCAGCTCGCATTGAGTCGCGTCGGTCCTCCTCAGGTCAGGCTCGGCGTATCTGTCCTGGCTTCCGCTTCCGTCAAACTCCCATAGCCGCGATGAGGATCGCCCCGGCCATCACATGAGAGGTCTTCATCGACCCGTCCACGCCCGATCACCTTTTAGTGAACGGCAGATGCGGTCTCGCCGCTCACCGCCCGTGGATTCATCTCAATCAGAGGCTCATGACATTTGGCACCGGCCTTGCCTGCGAGAGGGCCGCTGTTCGAGCTCGTGCTTCGCCGGTCCTAGGCCGGCGGGCAGATTGTGGTGTTCAACGATAAGACTCAGCGGCTCGGAATCCGCTTGTACGTCGCGACGACGGGATTCGCCGTGTCCGCAGCTCATACGGGTACCGTCGGCCTCCCGGTACGTGCGGACGATTCTGGCCTCTTGTCGACTCTCCTTCTTCGTTGATCAAGCTGGACTTGGCGAGTTACCCAAGGGCCAGCGTGCTTCTTCAGTCGAGATCCCCGTCGGCGGGAACAGCCCGAGGCCGCGCCGTCGACACGGAACGAGCCGCCGCGACGGCGAACGCGCCGAGCGCTGCACCAGCACCGTTCGCCAGCACGTCCTCGATCGTCGCGAATCGTTCGGGGAGGATGAGCCACTGCGCTGTCTCTGCGAGGGAGCTCGCTGAAAGACCCGCTACCACCGCGGTCCACTCCTTCCCTCGCCTGACGAGCATCGCGACGACGAGTCCGAACGGGATGAAGAGCAGAAGGTTGCTGATCGATTCGATATTCGCGTAGCCGACGCTGTCGATGCCCACCGAATTGAGTCGCCAGATCCACCTGGCGATCTCGTCATGAAGTCCCGCGTCGACGGGTTCGGGCCAGAGCATGATGCCGATGAGGAGGATCGAGTAGGCGATAGCGGCGGCGATCCGGGCGCGCCTCGTGGCGATCCGAGTCACAGCGCTCATCTCGCTTCCTTCCGTTCTGCCCGGCGGTCGAACTGGAGAGAACGCCCGCCGATCGTCTACTCACCCGTCAACTGAAGCGGACTTACGTTCAATTACCCCCATCCGGGGTGCGGAATGGCGGAAAGTCATTTGTAGCCTAATCTCTGCACCATCAGAAGCACGGGAGATCCGTCCGCGCCGTCATCGGCACTTCTTGCAGAACGAGTATGACGGACCGGCGGACCTCACCTTCTCAGCCATGGACGAGGATCATCATGCGAGGCTCACCCTCGACCATTCGCCTCATCGGCGTCAGCAGGAGATTGTCTTTCGCTCGTCTCTGGACGTCCCGACCGTCGATTGTCGCAGTACTGGTGTCGGTCGCCCTTCTCCTGGGAGGGCTCGTCGCGCCCGCCGCGCAAGCCGATCCGTCGGTAGTATCCGTCTCTTCGGTCAGCTCCGCTCATCCGCGTCTCATCGCCTCGGCATCGGACTTCGCGACGACCTTCGGGTTGATCAACTCCGACAACACGGCTCGAGCGTGGTCTACTGCGGTTCAAAAGGAGGCGGACGGCTACTTGTCGACCTCTCCTGTCACGTACCGGATTTCTGCCGGGTCCATGCTCGAGACGAGTCGGACCGTGCTGAATCGCGCCTACGCGCTCGGGTTCATGTACCGGAAGAGCGGAAAAGTCGTCTATGCGCAGCGTCTCGCCTCGGAGCTTCGGGCTGTGGCCGCCTTTCCCAACTGGAATCCCGACAATTTCCTCGATACCGCCGAGATGGCTCATGCCGTCGCGGTCGGATACGACTGGATCTATCCGGCCCTTTCCTCGGAACAGCGGACGTCAGTGCGCACCGCTCTCGTCGACAAGGCTCTAACCCCCGCTCTCTCCGCGTATGCGAGCACTGCGGCCAAATACGCCTGGACCACGCAGGCGAGCAATTGGAACATCGTCTCGGGCAGCGGGATCGGGATGGCGGCCCTCGTGGTCGCCGACACCGATCCGGCAATCGCTCAGAGGGCGCTCGACGCCGTCACCTCGAGCCTGCAGTACGGCCTGCCGTCGTACGGCGCAGACGGTGGTTTCGCCGAAGGGCTGACTTACTGGGCGTATTCGACCAGCTACCTCTCGAGCTACATCGCGTCTCTCGAAGTCGCGACCGGCGATGACCACGGCCTTCTCGCCACCCCCGGACTCCAGGCCTCGGCCCAGTGGGCGAATGCTCTCACCGGCCCCAGCGGGCGGCAGTTCAACTTCGGGGATGCTTGGGTCAATGAAGCGCTGACCGTGCCCCTCATGGGACTCGAGTATCTCTACGAGGACTTCGGATTCCGATCACGCTCCATCGTCGGCCGTGATGGATTCGACGCCGACACCGTGAGCGCGCGTCCACTGCTGTGGTATCGGCCGGCACCCGCCGCAACGGCTTCAGCGCCACCACTCGACGCCGGGTTCTCTAGCGCGGGAGTGACGACACTGCGGTCGGGCTGGGGTCAGGCAGACGCACTCTGGGCAGGACTCCGGGCGACCAGCGGGCCGATCACCGGGCACTCCGATCTCGACAACGGCTCGTTCGTGCTCGACGCCCAGGGCGTCAACTGGTTCGGCGATCTCGGCGCGGACTCCTACAGCCTTCCCGGCTACTTCACGGTCGCGAGCGAGGAGCGCTGGAACTACTACCGCAAGCGGGCGGAGGGCAGCAACACGATGGTGTTCGGGAGAGGGCCCGGTCCGGATGCGTCCACGAACCCGTCCGCTTCGCAGAGCCTCGTCGCCTCGACCGGCGAACGGGGAGCGACCGTCGCCGATCTCTCCAGTGCGAGCAACGGAGTGGCGTCCTGGAAGCGAGGCATCGCACTGATCGACGGTCGTTCTCGCGTCCTGCTTCAAGACGAGGTCAGCGGAGTGTCCGGGGATGCGTGGTGGTTC encodes the following:
- the prfA gene encoding peptide chain release factor 1, producing MFESVSVLLAEHEDLQTQLSDPALHADAARAKKVNRRYAELSQIKAAHAAWIQAGEDLDAAHELAREDDAFAEEVPELEESLRVAQEKLRRLLIPRDPDDGRDVIMEIKGGEGGAESALFAADLLRMYLHYAEAKGWKTEILDRDESDLGGYKNVQVAIKSNATDPSQGVWAHLKYEGGVHRVQRVPVTESQGRIHTSTTGVLVFPEVDAPEEVAINQNDLKIDVYRSSGPGGQSVNTTDSAVRITHLPTGIVVSMQNEKSQLQNREAGMRVLRARILARQQEEIAAAASDARKTQIRTMDRSERIRTYNFPENRIADHRTGYKAYNLDGVMNGALDPVVESAIQADEEARLAEIGSEEA
- the prmC gene encoding peptide chain release factor N(5)-glutamine methyltransferase; protein product: MTTSVDAHALLADAVARLTRAHVPNADIDAELLLGHLLGLGRGELQARLITGLSLEERMVDAFDRFVERRSAREPLQHITGVAPFRSIELAVGPGVFVPRPETEGVAQLAIDALRSVADPSPLAVDLGTGSGAIALALAYEVPHARVIGVENSVEAFIWARGNRDRLRLENARIVFADLADALPDLDGTVSVVVSNPPYIPSAAIPRDPEVRLFDPPAALYGGEDGLDVARQLSHTSRRLLRPGGVLVIEHGELQGAEIRGLLTADGWRGATTQRDLTGRDRSTVAVR
- a CDS encoding VanZ family protein, coding for MSAVTRIATRRARIAAAIAYSILLIGIMLWPEPVDAGLHDEIARWIWRLNSVGIDSVGYANIESISNLLLFIPFGLVVAMLVRRGKEWTAVVAGLSASSLAETAQWLILPERFATIEDVLANGAGAALGAFAVAAARSVSTARPRAVPADGDLD